A genomic window from Prunus persica cultivar Lovell chromosome G2, Prunus_persica_NCBIv2, whole genome shotgun sequence includes:
- the LOC18785689 gene encoding putative RING-H2 finger protein ATL69 yields the protein MFTADPPASATGVGVGYGIAIAVSILFLISAIMLASYACVKVKGASATTRPHEDRSVAYNNVYGHRSRSEAVNSNDPVVVVMGLDGPTIDSYPKLVLGESRRLPQRNYTVCSICLSEYKPRDQVRCIPDCHHCFHAECVDEWLRMSATCPICRNSPAPSVGPSPLSDLVPLAFHSSLGLFTSYYLLERWST from the exons atgttcACGGCAGACCCACCGGCATCAGCCACCGGTGTCGGCGTCGGCTACGGCATAGCCATTGCCGTCAGCATCCTCTTCCTCATCTCAGCCATCATGCTCGCTTCCTACGCCTGCGTCAAAGTCAAAGGAGCCTCCGCCACCACCAGACCCCACGAAGACCGCAGCGTCGCTTATAATAACGTCTACGGACACCGCAGCCGCAGCGAGGCCGTAAACTCAAATGACCCCGTCGTTGTCGTAATGGGCCTCGACGGGCCCACCATAGACTCTTACCCGAAGCTGGTGCTCGGCGAAAGCCGGCGCCTCCCCCAGCGCAACTACACCGTTTGCTCCATCTGCTTGTCCGAGTACAAGCCCAGGGATCAAGTGAGGTGCATCCCGGATTGCCACCATTGCTTTCACGCTGAGTGTGTTGACGAGTGGCTTCGTAtgagcgccacgtgtcccatctGTAGAAATTCTCCGGCTCCCTCGGTGGGTCCTAGTCCTCTGTCCGATTTGGTGCCGCTGGCATTCCATTCCAG tTTGGGGTTATTTACAAGTTATTATCTCCTCGAGCGATGGAGCACATGA
- the LOC18785642 gene encoding probable carboxylesterase 15, with protein MISQKKLLHEVSGWLKVFEDGSTDRTWTGPSEVKFMVEPVQPHEEFINGVATRDVVVDKDSGLQLRIYLPEIKPRDEIKLPIILHFHGGGFCISRADWYMYYHMYTNLARSAKAIFVSVYLRLAPEHRLPAAIDDGWAALLWLQSLAQGDLYEPWLVDHADFNRVILLGDSTGGNIVHELAARAGKVDLNHMRLTGGILIHPGFVRSTRSRSELEQPESPMLTLDMVDKFLSLALPMGSSKDHPITCPMGSGAPDLDTLKLPPFLLCIAEMDMIVDTEIEYYEAMKKAEKDVELLISPGVAHSFYLNKIAIEMDPQTASQTEILISRITEFISKH; from the coding sequence ATGATCTCCCAGAAGAAGCTGCTCCATGAAGTGTCCGGTTGGCTTAAAGTCTTCGAAGATGGTTCGACTGACCGCACATGGACTGGACCCTCTGAGGTAAAGTTCATGGTCGAGCCGGTCCAACCCCATGAAGAATTCATCAATGGAGTTGCTACACGTGATGTGGTGGTCGACAAAGACTCAGGCCTTCAGCTACGAATCTATCTACCGGAGATAAAACCCAGGGACGAGATAAAGCTGCCCATAATCCTCCATTTCCATGGAGGTGGCTTTTGCATAAGCCGAGCTGATTGGTACATGTACTACCACATGTACACCAATCTTGCACGGTCAGCCAAGGCCATTTTTGTCTCTGTCTATCTAAGGCTCGCACCCGAGCACCGTCTTCCCGCTGCTATAGACGACGGATGGGCTGCTCTCCTCTGGCTTCAATCCCTTGCTCAAGGTGACTTGTACGAGCCATGGCTCGTGGATCACGCGGACTTCAACCGCGTGATCCTTCTAGGAGATAGCACAGGAGGAAACATTGTGCATGAGCTGGCCGCTCGAGCGGGGAAGGTGGATTTGAACCACATGAGGCTAACAGGTGGGATTCTTATCCACCCCGGTTTCGTTCGATCCACGAGGAGCAGGTCGGAGTTGGAGCAGCCAGAGTCTCCTATGCTTACACTTGACATGGTGGACAAGTTTTTGAGCTTGGCACTTCCAATGGGGTCCAGCAAGGACCATCCTATAACTTGTCCGATGGGTTCCGGAGCACCGGATTTAGATACCCTGAAGCTTCCACCATTTCTTCTATGTATTGCTGAAATGGACATGATTGTAGATACTGAGATTGAATACTACGAAGCCATGAAGAAGGCTGAGAAGGATGTGGAGCTCTTGATTAGCCCTGGTGTGGCTCATAGCTTTTATCTTAATAAGATTGCCATTGAAATGGATCCGCAGACGGCTTCCCAAACTGAGATTCTGATTTCAAGGATCACAGAGTTCATCAGTAAGCACTAA